From Novosphingobium decolorationis, one genomic window encodes:
- a CDS encoding alpha-E domain-containing protein: MLGRAANGVYWMARYLERAENTARLIDVGFHLALTGSSKDSQHDEWRSVLTTAGLIEDYEALYSDFSGPQVFNYILRDPENPGSVLKMLEYARTNARVVRTSITNSVWEATNEGWMTLKDMLARPVRETNLGEVLTAIRRTGTLVRGALEGTMLRNEVYNFARIGTFIERADNTARILDVKYYVLLPSNAWVGSNLDNQQWDTLLRSVAGNRAFSWLNAGSMDPREIARFLILDGQFPRSLVFCAEKIRSNLAGLAKEYGGETSAHELLRDKLSRLHQIDVEEIFDQGLHEFLQDFITRTNEVGAVIAADYRFTE; encoded by the coding sequence ATGCTCGGACGTGCTGCCAATGGCGTTTACTGGATGGCCCGCTACCTGGAGCGGGCGGAGAACACCGCGCGCCTGATCGACGTGGGCTTCCACCTCGCGCTCACCGGATCGAGCAAGGATTCGCAGCACGACGAGTGGCGCTCGGTGCTGACGACGGCCGGCCTGATCGAGGATTACGAGGCGCTCTACTCCGATTTTTCCGGCCCGCAGGTGTTCAACTACATCCTGCGCGATCCCGAAAATCCGGGCTCGGTGCTCAAGATGCTCGAATACGCGCGGACCAACGCGCGGGTCGTGCGCACCAGCATCACCAACTCGGTGTGGGAAGCCACGAACGAGGGGTGGATGACGCTCAAGGACATGCTCGCGCGGCCCGTGCGCGAGACGAACCTGGGCGAAGTGCTCACCGCGATCCGGCGCACCGGCACGCTCGTGCGCGGCGCGCTTGAAGGCACCATGCTGCGCAACGAGGTCTACAACTTCGCGCGCATCGGCACCTTCATCGAGCGCGCGGACAACACCGCGCGCATTCTCGATGTGAAGTACTACGTGCTGCTGCCTTCCAACGCCTGGGTCGGCTCCAACCTCGACAACCAGCAGTGGGACACGCTGCTGCGCTCGGTTGCGGGCAACCGGGCCTTCTCCTGGCTCAACGCGGGCTCGATGGACCCGCGCGAGATCGCCCGCTTCCTGATCCTGGATGGCCAGTTCCCGCGCAGCCTGGTGTTCTGCGCCGAGAAGATCCGCAGCAACCTGGCCGGCCTTGCCAAGGAGTACGGCGGAGAGACGTCCGCGCACGAACTCCTGCGCGACAAGCTCTCGCGCCTGCACCAGATCGATGTCGAGGAAATCTTCGACCAGGGCCTGCACGAATTCCTGCAGGACTTCATCACCCGCACCAACGAGGTCGGCGCCGTGATCGCGGCCGACTACCGCTTCACAGAGTAA
- a CDS encoding circularly permuted type 2 ATP-grasp protein encodes MSTTNAPKFDEMLNEDGTVRSAYADFRNWYDAQDKSWLKRQDGEAERFFRRIGITFNVYGESDAEERLIPFDMIPRIITAKEWRKLTKGIEQRVRAINAFLQDLYHRQEIIRSGRLPISALRNNEAFLSQMIGFTPPGGVYTHIVGIDLVRTGPDEFMVLEDNARTPSGVSYMLENRETMMAMFPDLFTQIPVRPVSDYPRRLARSLRACAPAAYNAAGGKRPVVAVLTPGIYNSAYFEHAFLADQMGAELVEGSDLRIMNGRVAMRTTTGYKAIDVIYRRVDDDYLDPLTFNADSVLGVAGIMDVYRSGGVTIANAPGTGIADDKAIYSYMPEIVEFYTGEKPILNNVPTWRCSEADSLAYVLDNLKDLVVKEVHGSGGYGMLIGPTSSKKELAAFEQKLRAKPDNYIAQPTLSLSTVPIFTREGLAPRHVDLRPFVLVSPDGIDITPGGLTRVALKKGSLVVNSSQGGGTKDSWVLED; translated from the coding sequence ATGTCGACGACGAACGCACCGAAGTTTGACGAAATGCTCAACGAGGACGGAACTGTTCGTTCCGCCTATGCCGATTTTCGCAATTGGTACGATGCGCAGGACAAGTCCTGGCTGAAACGACAGGACGGGGAAGCGGAACGTTTCTTCCGGCGCATCGGAATTACTTTCAATGTCTACGGGGAATCGGACGCCGAAGAGCGCCTCATCCCCTTCGACATGATCCCCCGGATCATCACCGCGAAGGAATGGCGCAAGCTCACCAAGGGCATCGAGCAGCGCGTGCGCGCGATCAACGCCTTCCTTCAGGACCTTTACCACCGGCAGGAAATCATCCGCTCCGGACGCCTCCCGATCAGCGCCTTGCGCAACAACGAGGCGTTCCTCTCGCAGATGATCGGCTTCACCCCGCCGGGCGGCGTCTACACCCACATCGTGGGCATCGACCTCGTGCGCACGGGGCCCGATGAATTCATGGTGCTGGAGGACAATGCGCGCACGCCCTCGGGCGTCTCCTACATGCTGGAGAACCGCGAGACGATGATGGCGATGTTCCCGGACCTGTTCACGCAGATCCCGGTGCGCCCCGTTTCCGACTACCCGCGCCGTCTCGCCCGGTCGCTGCGCGCCTGTGCGCCCGCGGCCTACAACGCGGCCGGGGGCAAGCGCCCGGTCGTCGCGGTGCTGACGCCGGGCATCTACAACTCGGCCTATTTCGAGCACGCCTTCCTCGCCGACCAGATGGGCGCGGAACTGGTGGAGGGCAGCGACCTTCGCATCATGAACGGGCGCGTCGCGATGCGCACGACGACCGGCTACAAGGCGATCGACGTCATCTACCGCCGTGTCGACGATGATTATCTCGACCCGCTCACTTTCAACGCGGATTCGGTGCTGGGCGTGGCGGGCATCATGGACGTCTACCGTTCGGGCGGCGTCACCATCGCCAACGCGCCGGGCACAGGGATCGCCGATGACAAGGCGATCTACAGCTACATGCCCGAGATCGTGGAATTCTACACGGGCGAAAAGCCGATCCTCAACAATGTGCCGACCTGGCGCTGTTCGGAAGCGGATTCGCTGGCCTACGTGCTCGACAACCTGAAAGACCTGGTGGTCAAGGAAGTCCACGGCTCGGGCGGCTACGGCATGCTGATCGGGCCTACCTCCTCCAAGAAGGAGCTGGCCGCCTTCGAGCAGAAGCTGCGCGCCAAGCCCGACAACTACATCGCCCAGCCCACGCTCTCGCTCTCGACGGTGCCGATCTTCACGCGCGAGGGGCTGGCGCCGCGCCACGTGGACCTGAGGCCCTTCGTGCTGGTCTCGCCCGACGGGATCGACATCACGCCCGGCGGCCTCACCCGCGTCGCGCTCAAGAAAGGATCGCTGGTGGTCAATTCCTCGCAGGGCGGTGGCACCAAGGACAGCTGGGTGCTGGAGGACTGA
- a CDS encoding glycoside hydrolase family 25 protein, translated as MTSRRKKAAARLRWLVRFVVVLAVLGLSGAGWAWYRAHSWLPDRALYPTQGVEIGARDGEVSWKSLKAIGADFAYIDASAGVDERDPRFVANFEAARGAGMQVGAVHRYDPCQPAEKQAANFVTTVPREGDLLPPAVELDTLADGCAGKVSDARVESELMTFLNQVETHTGKPTILKVTQGFQARYAIARKLDRNLWLVRDRFAPSYAGRDWMLWTANSALSTQIAPGDLRWLVIRPAS; from the coding sequence ATGACATCGCGAAGGAAGAAGGCGGCCGCACGGCTGCGCTGGCTGGTGCGCTTCGTCGTGGTGCTGGCGGTGCTGGGCCTTAGCGGCGCAGGCTGGGCCTGGTACCGGGCGCATAGCTGGCTGCCCGACCGCGCGCTCTATCCCACGCAAGGGGTGGAAATCGGCGCGCGCGACGGCGAGGTCAGCTGGAAGTCGCTGAAGGCCATCGGCGCGGACTTTGCCTATATCGATGCCAGCGCCGGTGTGGACGAGCGCGATCCGCGTTTCGTCGCCAACTTCGAGGCCGCGCGCGGTGCCGGGATGCAGGTGGGGGCGGTCCACCGCTACGATCCGTGCCAACCGGCCGAAAAGCAGGCGGCCAACTTCGTCACCACGGTCCCGCGCGAGGGGGATCTGCTGCCCCCCGCGGTCGAGCTCGACACGCTGGCCGATGGCTGCGCGGGCAAGGTCTCCGACGCGCGGGTCGAAAGTGAGCTGATGACCTTCCTCAACCAGGTCGAAACGCACACCGGCAAGCCCACGATCCTCAAGGTCACGCAAGGCTTCCAGGCGCGCTACGCCATCGCGCGCAAGCTCGACCGTAACCTGTGGCTGGTGCGCGACCGCTTTGCGCCCTCCTACGCGGGGCGTGACTGGATGCTGTGGACGGCCAACAGCGCGCTTTCGACACAGATTGCCCCGGGCGATCTGCGCTGGCTCGTGATAAGGCCCGCGTCATGA
- a CDS encoding M14 family metallopeptidase — translation MTDIQIHADFDAGNIEVLSIEGATARLAIQRDHMSDFAQWFHFRVSGAAGRELTLKITGLNGSAYPMGWPGYNACVSEDRALWTRTPSTFAEGDEGGSLTIRYTPSSDLAWFAYFAPYSMERHHDLLADAAQCEGVTLRTLGTTLDGQPLDCLEMGTGPVSVWLYARQHPGESMAEWWMEGALDLLTDPANSVGRELRRRASFHIVPNCNPDGSRRGHLRTNAVGTNLNREWAEPTPEKSPEVLAIRNAMDATGVDFAMDVHGDEAIPAAFLAGFEGIPSLTPAQKAGYDRFGELLDRRTPDFQRKLGYPTAPAGKGNLAMSTNQVAERFGAVSMTLEMPFKDHDPAADPRQAWSPERSMQLGQDCLGALLEWLEERDAG, via the coding sequence ATGACCGACATACAGATCCACGCCGACTTCGACGCGGGCAACATCGAGGTGCTCTCGATCGAGGGCGCCACGGCTCGCCTCGCCATCCAGCGCGACCACATGAGCGACTTCGCCCAGTGGTTCCACTTTCGCGTCTCGGGCGCAGCGGGCCGCGAGCTGACGCTCAAGATCACCGGCCTCAATGGCTCGGCCTACCCGATGGGCTGGCCCGGCTACAACGCCTGCGTCTCCGAAGACCGCGCGCTGTGGACGCGCACCCCCAGCACGTTCGCAGAGGGCGATGAAGGGGGCAGCCTGACGATCCGCTACACGCCCAGCTCCGACCTCGCCTGGTTCGCCTACTTCGCGCCCTACTCGATGGAGCGCCACCACGACCTTCTCGCCGACGCCGCGCAGTGCGAGGGCGTGACGCTGCGCACGCTGGGCACCACGCTCGACGGCCAGCCGCTCGATTGCCTCGAAATGGGCACCGGCCCGGTCAGCGTGTGGCTCTACGCCCGCCAGCATCCCGGCGAATCGATGGCCGAATGGTGGATGGAAGGCGCGCTCGACCTGCTGACCGATCCGGCGAACTCGGTGGGCCGCGAACTGCGCCGCCGCGCCAGCTTCCACATCGTGCCCAACTGCAACCCGGACGGCTCGCGCCGCGGGCACCTGCGCACGAACGCGGTGGGCACCAACCTCAACCGCGAATGGGCCGAGCCCACCCCCGAGAAGTCGCCCGAAGTCCTCGCCATCCGCAACGCGATGGACGCGACCGGGGTCGACTTTGCGATGGACGTCCACGGTGACGAGGCGATCCCCGCCGCATTCCTCGCCGGCTTCGAGGGCATTCCCTCGCTGACGCCCGCGCAGAAGGCCGGGTATGATCGCTTTGGCGAACTGCTCGACCGCCGCACGCCCGATTTCCAGCGCAAGCTGGGCTACCCGACCGCGCCTGCAGGCAAGGGCAACCTCGCGATGTCGACCAACCAGGTCGCCGAACGCTTCGGTGCCGTCTCGATGACGCTGGAAATGCCCTTCAAGGACCACGATCCGGCCGCCGATCCGCGCCAGGCCTGGAGCCCGGAACGCTCGATGCAGCTGGGCCAGGATTGCCTGGGCGCGCTGCTTGAATGGCTCGAAGAGCGCGACGCGGGCTGA
- a CDS encoding UPF0262 family protein yields MADPRISHIELDDTTILWRNADIEQERRIAIFDLIEDNLFKPLRAYEGGHEGPYHLHLSVRDGRLSMQVSDEKGAELETLVLGLARFRRPIREYFAICESYYQAIRKATAQEIETIDMARRGIHNDAAELLIERLDGKVETDHPTARRLFTLICVLHIRG; encoded by the coding sequence TCTCATATCGAACTCGACGATACCACGATCCTGTGGCGCAATGCCGATATCGAGCAGGAGCGCCGGATCGCGATCTTCGACCTGATCGAGGACAACCTGTTCAAGCCGCTGCGCGCCTACGAAGGCGGGCACGAGGGGCCCTACCACCTGCATCTTTCGGTACGCGACGGGCGGCTTTCGATGCAGGTTTCGGACGAAAAGGGCGCCGAGCTGGAAACGCTGGTGCTGGGCCTGGCGCGCTTTCGCCGGCCCATCCGCGAATACTTCGCGATCTGCGAGAGCTACTACCAGGCGATTCGCAAGGCCACCGCGCAGGAGATCGAGACCATCGACATGGCCCGGCGCGGCATCCACAACGACGCCGCCGAACTCCTGATCGAACGTCTCGACGGCAAGGTCGAGACCGACCATCCGACCGCGCGGCGTCTGTTCACGCTGATCTGCGTGCTCCATATCCGTGGTTGA
- the ykgO gene encoding type B 50S ribosomal protein L36, whose product MKIRNSLKSLKGRHRDNRVIRRRGRTYVINKTQPRFKARQG is encoded by the coding sequence ATGAAGATTCGCAACAGCCTCAAGTCGCTCAAGGGCCGTCACCGCGATAACCGCGTGATCCGTCGCCGTGGCCGCACCTACGTCATCAACAAGACGCAGCCCCGCTTCAAGGCGCGCCAGGGCTGA
- a CDS encoding cytidine deaminase yields the protein MTRTTPDSLSEAQRDALLAQAREAAHSAYAPYSKFHVGAALLMGDGSVVTGANVENASYGLSLCAETVAVAKILSQPGEAGRLVAVAVTGGAPGHPGEGMVVTPCGRCRQMLNEVAQLGGTDPVVWSDGADGVLEEPLSVLIPHAFGPANLA from the coding sequence ATGACGAGGACAACGCCCGATTCCCTTTCCGAGGCCCAGCGCGACGCGCTGCTGGCCCAGGCGCGCGAGGCCGCGCACAGCGCCTATGCGCCCTATTCGAAGTTCCATGTGGGGGCCGCGCTCCTGATGGGAGATGGCTCGGTGGTGACCGGCGCCAATGTCGAGAACGCGAGCTACGGTCTCTCGCTCTGCGCCGAGACGGTGGCGGTCGCCAAGATCCTGTCCCAGCCCGGTGAGGCCGGGCGGCTGGTCGCGGTTGCGGTGACCGGCGGGGCTCCCGGTCATCCGGGCGAGGGCATGGTGGTGACGCCGTGCGGGCGCTGCCGCCAGATGCTCAACGAGGTCGCTCAGCTGGGCGGCACCGACCCGGTGGTGTGGAGCGATGGCGCGGACGGCGTCCTGGAAGAGCCGCTCTCGGTGCTGATCCCGCACGCGTTCGGTCCGGCCAACCTCGCGTAA
- a CDS encoding DUF4136 domain-containing protein: protein MAYRDLSPNRLSIAGPVRRAAGRVLTVSLASALLISPALAQPGWGSRYGGWGGWGGYGGYGGWRGPGWSGPIAPMAPRSSHREKDPRDGRVQVSRFVRADALADALGHGPIKVVTTAQENTHDDGPETVPGADWVNPAQRARFEAAVVNSLVAAGYDTLNTTGPDTQVAALTIRQRVLVPAEMDHKPVSGAAAVSVGTLGTAYGLSVNVDMSKPRTALVSTRLELTIRDRAEGKVLWEGNAEMATYEGDEDWSEAAIATRLADALLDRFPDGEPVTVPVTEIGIPEAPEVLPDPQNGALPAN, encoded by the coding sequence GTGGCCTATCGAGATCTTTCGCCGAATCGCCTGTCCATCGCTGGCCCTGTGCGCCGCGCCGCCGGGCGGGTGCTGACGGTTTCGCTGGCCAGCGCCCTCCTGATCTCCCCCGCCCTCGCCCAGCCGGGCTGGGGTTCGCGCTATGGCGGTTGGGGCGGATGGGGCGGATACGGGGGCTATGGTGGCTGGCGCGGGCCGGGCTGGAGCGGCCCGATCGCACCGATGGCGCCGCGTTCCAGCCATCGTGAGAAGGACCCGCGCGATGGGCGCGTCCAGGTCAGCCGATTCGTGCGCGCCGATGCGCTCGCCGATGCGCTGGGCCACGGCCCGATCAAGGTCGTCACCACCGCGCAGGAAAACACGCACGACGACGGCCCCGAGACCGTGCCGGGGGCGGACTGGGTCAATCCCGCCCAGCGCGCCCGCTTCGAGGCCGCCGTGGTCAACTCGCTTGTGGCCGCCGGCTACGACACGCTCAACACCACCGGCCCCGACACGCAGGTCGCCGCGCTCACGATTCGCCAGCGCGTGCTCGTCCCCGCCGAGATGGACCACAAGCCGGTCAGCGGCGCCGCGGCCGTCTCGGTCGGCACGCTGGGCACGGCCTATGGCCTCTCGGTCAATGTCGACATGTCCAAGCCGCGCACCGCGCTTGTCTCGACCCGGCTTGAGCTGACCATCCGCGACCGGGCCGAGGGCAAGGTGCTGTGGGAAGGCAACGCCGAGATGGCCACCTACGAAGGCGACGAGGACTGGAGCGAGGCCGCCATCGCGACGCGGCTTGCCGATGCCCTGCTCGACCGCTTCCCCGACGGCGAGCCGGTCACCGTGCCCGTCACCGAGATCGGCATCCCCGAGGCGCCCGAAGTCCTGCCCGATCCCCAAAACGGCGCCCTTCCCGCCAATTAG
- a CDS encoding DUF4136 domain-containing protein produces the protein MPRLPFPLLALTAGGVLASLAACTTTPVAGPVEVTRFHRLPAAPGTPRGALRLELVTSDASSLELAPYRAAIAAELTRAGYRVLPASAGEGTAQSVARLRLEQERFRPSSGRSPVSVGGSAGTGGYGSGVGLGIGLDLTPRPGEQIETRLFLTIDDAASGARQWEGRAHRIVSSKSDLAAPDASAQALARALLEGFPGESGETILVK, from the coding sequence ATGCCAAGGCTGCCCTTTCCCCTGCTTGCGCTCACCGCAGGCGGCGTGCTGGCAAGCCTTGCCGCCTGCACGACAACGCCTGTGGCGGGGCCTGTCGAAGTCACCCGTTTCCACCGCCTGCCCGCAGCGCCCGGCACCCCGCGCGGGGCCTTGCGCCTCGAGCTCGTGACGAGCGATGCCAGCAGCCTGGAGCTTGCCCCCTACCGCGCGGCCATCGCCGCCGAGCTGACCCGCGCAGGCTACCGCGTCCTTCCCGCCTCCGCGGGCGAGGGCACCGCGCAGAGCGTCGCGCGCCTGCGCCTCGAGCAGGAGCGTTTCCGGCCCTCCTCCGGCCGCTCGCCGGTTTCGGTGGGCGGCAGCGCGGGGACCGGTGGCTACGGATCGGGGGTGGGCCTTGGCATCGGCCTCGACCTCACGCCGCGTCCCGGCGAGCAGATCGAGACCCGCCTCTTCCTCACCATCGATGACGCCGCATCGGGTGCGCGCCAGTGGGAGGGCCGCGCCCACCGGATCGTTTCGAGCAAATCCGACCTTGCCGCGCCCGACGCGAGCGCCCAGGCGCTCGCCCGCGCCCTACTTGAAGGTTTCCCCGGCGAATCGGGCGAAACCATCCTCGTGAAATGA
- a CDS encoding HAD-IA family hydrolase, whose protein sequence is MSGIDAVVFDVGRVLVQWDMRRLFAQLIDDPQELEWFCTTVVTEKWHHQHDEGRELSELVAERKAEFPGHDHLIDAYATRFLETIPGNIPGSHEIVRELAASGMPLFAITNFASPFWREYRAQEPLFDLFGEIVVSGDEKIAKPDHRIFDLAAQRFGHAPSAMLFIDDNAANIEAAAALGWNVHHFQDAPTLRADLASRGLLA, encoded by the coding sequence GTGTCCGGAATAGATGCCGTTGTTTTCGACGTGGGCCGTGTGCTTGTCCAATGGGACATGCGCCGCCTGTTTGCCCAGCTCATCGACGATCCGCAGGAGCTGGAATGGTTCTGCACCACGGTCGTCACCGAGAAATGGCACCATCAGCATGACGAGGGCCGCGAGCTTTCCGAGCTTGTCGCCGAGCGCAAGGCCGAGTTTCCCGGCCACGATCACCTGATCGACGCCTACGCCACGCGCTTCCTCGAGACGATCCCCGGCAATATCCCGGGCTCACACGAGATCGTGCGCGAACTCGCCGCTTCGGGAATGCCGCTGTTCGCGATCACCAACTTCGCCTCGCCCTTCTGGCGCGAATACCGCGCGCAGGAACCGCTCTTCGACCTGTTCGGGGAGATCGTTGTCTCGGGCGATGAAAAGATTGCAAAGCCCGACCATCGCATCTTTGACCTGGCCGCGCAGCGCTTTGGCCACGCGCCTTCGGCCATGCTCTTCATCGATGACAACGCGGCCAATATCGAGGCTGCGGCGGCGCTCGGCTGGAATGTCCATCATTTCCAGGATGCGCCCACCCTGCGCGCCGACCTTGCGTCCCGGGGGCTGCTCGCCTGA